A window of the Hordeum vulgare subsp. vulgare chromosome 5H, MorexV3_pseudomolecules_assembly, whole genome shotgun sequence genome harbors these coding sequences:
- the LOC123398126 gene encoding cinnamoyl-CoA reductase 1-like encodes MTVVDAAAAVAQELPGHGQTVCVTGAAGYIASWLVKLLLERGYTVKGTVRNPDDPKNAHLKALDGAAERLVLCKADLLDYDAICAAVEGCHGVFHTASPVTDDPEQMVEPAVRGTEYVIDAAADAGTVRRVVFTSSIGAVTMDPNRGPDVVVDESCWSDLEFCKKTKNWYCYGKAVAEQAAWEKARARGVDLVVVNPVLVVGPLLQPTVNASAAHILKYLDGSARKYANAVQAYVDVRDVAGAHLRVFEAPQASGRYLCAERVLHRQDVVHILAKLFPEYPVPTRCSDEVNPRKQPYKMSNQKLQDLGLKFTPVNDSLYETVKSLQEKGHLPVPRKDILAPQLDGATA; translated from the exons ATGACCGTcgtcgacgccgccgccgccgtcgcgcaGGAGCTGCCCGGGCACGGGCAGACCGTGTGCGTCACCGGCGCCGCCGGGTACATCGCGTCGTGGCTCGTCAAGCTGCTCCTGGAGAGGGGCTACACCGTCAAGGGCACAGTGAGGAACCCAG ATGACCCGAAGAATGCACACCTGAAGGCGCTGGACGGCGCCGCCGAGAGGCTGGTCCTCTGCAAGGCCGACCTCCTCGACTACGACGCCATCTGCGCCGCCGTCGAGGGCTGCCACGGCGTGTTCCACACCGCCTCCCCCGTCACCGACGACCCT GAGCAGATGGTGGAGCCGGCGGTGAGGGGCACGGAATACGTGATCGACGCGGCGGCGGACGCCGGCACCGTGCGCCGGGTTGTGTTCACGTCGTCCATCGGCGCCGTCACCATGGACCCCAACCGCGGGCCCGACGTGGTCGTCGACGAGTCCTGCTGGAGCGATCTTGAGTTCTGCAAGAAAACCAAG AACTGGTACTGCTACGGCAAGGCGGTGGCGGAGCAGGCGGCGTGGGAGAAGGCGAGGGCGCGCGGCGTGGACCTGGTGGTGGTGAACCCGGTGCTGGTGGTCGGGCCGCTGCTGCAGCCGACGGTGAACGCCAGCGCCGCGCACATCCTCAAGTACCTCGACGGCTCCGCCAGGAAGTACGCCAACGCGGTGCAGGCGTACGTGGACGTGCGCGACGTCGCCGGCGCGCACCTCCGGGTCTTCGAGGCGCCCCAGGCCTCCGGCCGCTACCTCTGCGCCGAGCGCGTCCTGCACCGCCAGGACGTCGTCCACATCCTCGCCAAGCTCTTCCCCGAGTACCCCGTCCCAACAAG GTGCTCTGACGAGGTGAACCCACGGAAGCAGCCTTACAAGATGTCCAACCAGAAGCTGCAGGATCTTGGCCTCAAGTTCACTCCTGTGAACGACTCTCTGTACGAGACGGTGAAGAGCCTCCAGGAGAAGGGGCACCTCCCGGTGCCGAGGAAAGATATCCTCGCACCACAGCTGGACGGTGCAACAGCGTGA